The Lycium barbarum isolate Lr01 chromosome 10, ASM1917538v2, whole genome shotgun sequence genome includes a region encoding these proteins:
- the LOC132614565 gene encoding probable serine/threonine-protein kinase PBL7, with translation MGCFLCCGKSKKKQEIGKSNDQIPSSLEKLKVNTSQDEKKDSSRNGGSGHIAGHTFTFRELASATKNFRADCLLGEGGFGRVYKGRLERTNQIVAIKQLDQNGLQGNREFLVEVLMLSLLHHPYLVNLIGYCADGDQRLLVYEFMPLGSLEDHLHELSPDKRRLDWNTRMKIAAGAAKGLEYLHDKANPPVIYRDLKCSNILLDEDYNPKLSDFGLAKLGPIGDKTHVSTRVMGTYGYCAPEYAMTGQLTLKSDVYSFGVVLLEIITGRRAIDTSRAAGEQNLVAWARPLFKDRRKFSQMADPVLQGEYPVRGLYQALAVAAMCVQEQPNMRPLIADVVAALNYLASQRYDPATQPPQRPRTRRDL, from the exons atgggATGCTTTCTTTGTTGTGGAAAATCAAAGAAGAAGCAAGAAATTGGCAAGTCTAATGATCAGATCCCATCCTCATTAG AAAAATTGAAGGTAAATACTTCACAGGATGAAAAAAAGGACAGCTCCAGAAATGGTGGATCTGGACATATAGCGGGACATACATTTACATTTCGCGAATTAGCTTCTGCCACCAAAAATTTTAGGGCAGATTGTCTCTTGGGAGAAGGAGGCTTTGGTAGAGTATATAAAGGCCGGTTAGAGAGAACTAATCAG ATCGTGGCCATAAAGCAACTCGACCAAAATGGATTGCAAGGAAATAGGGAATTCCTTGTTGAGGTCCTGATGTTAAGCCTACTTCACCATCCATACCTTGTCAATTTGATTGGATATTGTGCTGATGGAGATCAGAGACTTCTAGTTTATGAGTTCATGCCGTTAGGATCACTGGAAGATCATTTACATG AGCTTTCACCCGATAAAAGACGACTAGACTGGAATACAAGAATGAAAATAGCTGCCGGTGCTGCCAAGGGCCTGGAGTACTTGCACGATAAAGCGAATCCCCCTGTTATATACAGAGATTTAAAATGTTCTAATATATTGCTGGATGAAGATTACAATCCCAAGCTATCTGATTTTGGGTTGGCCAAGTTGGGTCCTATAGGCGACAAGACCCATGTTTCCACCAGAGTCATGGGAACCTATGGTTATTGTGCACCAGAATATGCAATGACGGGCCAGCTTACACTTAAATCTGATGTTTACAGTTTTGGAGTAGTCCTTCTAGAAATTATTACAGGTAGAAGGGCAATTGACACATCAAGAGCTGCTGGAGAGCAGAATCTGGTTGCATGG GCTCGACCATTGTTCAAAGACCGTAGAAAGTTCTCACAAATGGCAGATCCAGTGCTTCAAGGTGAGTATCCAGTTAGAGGGTTGTATCAAGCTCTTGCTGTAGCTGCAATGTGTGTCCAGGAGCAGCCCAACATGCGCCCTCTCATAGCAGACGTGGTTGCTGCCCTAAACTATCTTGCTTCGCAGAGGTACGACCCTGCAACTCAGCCACCCCAAAGGCCGAGAACAAGAAGGGACTTGTGA